One window of the Denticeps clupeoides unplaced genomic scaffold, fDenClu1.1, whole genome shotgun sequence genome contains the following:
- the LOC114783534 gene encoding uncharacterized protein LOC114783534, producing the protein MGEHHFILLHDESTDVHHVSNLRQVTKYLMVIVSELQESSEQTSLDRGEPSSKTIISAVIHQSGLYGINNGVQKVLKEEYGLKDLVLIHCVCQSLQLAVMLPMTPSPVVWSRAKDLFQLNPVITVEPGGTVNITCSYPEVYSSEKMSWYKQVLGQKPRCMANVERLQQVYFFEEFHDPRFRAIRSHGQLILTVTNITKPDEATYYCSVRYFDQLIFGSGTFLMVKGSSEQLISSFNHSDGKALYCAVAECAANSGNRTNINLETPVDPVFVGLIAALGLCFAVILSLVQFSLRRRRCKHCRAAAAAAASVAGKYQHDSLHDKDGDLINYASVHLPEKGHKRALQKKAPQQNTLYSEVKYSVKSNVSVHNYC; encoded by the exons ATGGGTGAGCATCATTTCATCCTCCTCCACGATGAGTCCACAGAT gtgcatcatGTTTCCAACCTCAGGCAGGTGACCAAGTACCTGATGGTCATTGTGTCAGAGCTCCAGGAGTCCTCTGAACAAACATctttggacagaggagaaccttcgaGCAAGACAATCATCTCTGCAgtaatccaccaatcaggcctgtatg GGATTAACAACGGGGTCCAAAAAGTGCTGAAGGAGGAGTATGGCCTCAAAGATCTGGTTCTTATTCACTGTGTGTGCCAGTCTCTGCAGCTTGCTGTAATGCTTCCAATGACACCCTCCCCTGTAGTGTGGA gcAGGGCTAAAGATCTTTTTCAGCTCAACCCAGTGATCACAGTTGAGCCTGGAGGCACAGTGAATATAACCTGCTCTTACCCAGAGGTGTACAGCTCTGAAAAAATGAGCTGGTACAAGCAAGTCCTGGGACAGAAGCCTCGCTGTATGGCAAATGTGGAAAGGCTTCagcaagtttatttttttgaagaGTTTCATGATCCGCGCTTTCGGGCGATACGATCGCATGGGCAGCTCATTTTGACCGTCACGAACATCACAAAACCTGATGAGGCAACATATTACTGCTCAGTCAGGTACTTTGATCAGCTCATATTTGGAAGCGGCACATTTCTGATGGTGAAAG GTAGCAGTGAGCAACTCATCAGCTCCTTCAACCATTCAGATGGGAAAGCGTTATATTGTGCTGTTGCTGAATGTGCAGCAAACTCAGGAAACAGGACTAACATAAATTTAG AGACCCCTGTGGACCCTGTGTTTGTTGGTCTGATTGCAGCATTGGGCTTATGTTTTGCTGTAATACTTTCTTTGGTCCAATTTagtttgaggaggaggagatgcaaGCATTGCAGAG cagcagcagctgcagcagcgtCAGTGGCAGGAAAATACCAACATGACAGCTTACATGATAAG GATGGCGATTTGATTAATTATGCATCCGTGCATTTGCCTGAAAAGGGCCATAAAAGAGCTCTACAGAAGAAAGCACCACAGCAGAACACTCTGTATTCCGAGGTCAAGTACAGTGTTAAATCAAATGTATCTGTTCATAATTACTGCTGA